One genomic segment of Nonomuraea coxensis DSM 45129 includes these proteins:
- a CDS encoding non-ribosomal peptide synthetase/MFS transporter encodes MTTLDDGLSPAKQAVLSGLLRRRAAASSVPRRPEGRTPPLSHAQERLWFMEQYAPGTAAYTVPLGTRLSGDLDAEALARALREVAARHESLRTRFVTDGEGRPAVVIEDEPAVEFTVAESDEAGAAELCAAQLARPFDLTSGPLLRALLVRLGPEEHVLLLTAHHAVIDGWSYDLVLSEALTLHDAFRAGEPSPLEEPPVQYGDYALWQRAQEERQQEPAYWTRRLSGVPALDLPSDWPRPAEQTFAGAGLRFKVGQETAGRVADLARGRGASLYMTLLAAFQVLLFRHSGQRDFAVGSPVSGRETPELERTVGVFVNTLAMRADLSGDPPFTELLDRVRDATLDDFAHQGLPFDRLVGELNLKRDVSRSPVFQVMFALQNFQAPARWETGLRMAEYRVDAATTRFDLTLYLRQTGDGLDGHIVYNTALFLPETMERLAARFVTLLGAVAAEPSTRISELNLLDAAERAEVLAFGTAPSLPRPERRLLHELTGGHPSATAVACGDATLTYAELDRRANRLARFLRRRGVGRDTRVAVCMEQSADVAVAVLGVLKAGGAYVPLDPEHPAARLSHAVSDSGALAAVVTEGTRDRLPPGLPTFTLDDTDGEEDGPVDADVRPGDLAYVIYTSGTTGTPKGVAVQHREAVTYLLGVRERLGVVPGGVFVLLQSLAFDFGVTVFYLSLATGGTLHLVPARTSAPELARRLAGIGPDYMKITPSHLAALLADAPAAELLPKRLLILGGEAAGQALADEVVAAGRCAVVNHYGPTEATVGMTTYAVDPASAHGGATLPIGRPLPGAVVRVLDEHLRPVGVGVPGEIHLGGDRLARGYLGRPGLTAERFVPDPYGPPGARLYRTGDLGRWLPDGNLQFLGRTDHQVKIRGYRVELGEIESVLTTLPGVSQAVAELRSDRLVAYLAGPEAGPRPGAADLREALRALLPDYMIPSRYVWLDTLPLKAHGKVDRDALPEPGLDRETEWEPPATPTEQAVAAVWSAVLGVDEVGAADDFFDLGGHSLRAMQVVARLRAVAPDRLVTIMDLFRHPTVRELAGLLERGEDGPRALLHRLTPARQTTGTIVCAPYGGGSAVIYKPLADALPAGWALYSIAVPGHELGEESRPLDEVAAACAEEILAKVAGPLVLYGHCGLGVMLTVEIARRLEAAGREVDAVYLGGIFPFARTRWTGVTEALERLRSDQLWANALRAAGLEVDELGRDQLKLVIDNRRKGTREAERYFTRLFEQDGRPLRAPIVSVVGERDPATEFYQERFREWHLLSATTAVAVLDEAGHFFLRYRAAELAEIVTRTHVALAEGEPDRLGRTESSTWWLQGASAAADPPPEQRGPRPSMRRFGVIAAGQLVSMIGAALTEFAIPIWIYTATGSLVSFALLAVLGLVPGILIAPLAGAVVDRFDRRRVLLAADAAAMSTQLIFGALLWTGGLTTWHVYPLLACLSVALTFQRLAYTSAIPQLVPKRFLGHANGVVQMATGSAQLVVPVVAAGLMAAIGVEGILAIDVASYVVAIAAVIVTRFPRTMAATRREPIVTEMLNGLRYSWGNRGFRGMLGFFAVLNVFLSPLFLMISPLVLAFAGLPDVAQVSFAGGLGTLAGGLAMAVWGGPRRRRLRGVLLATLALSLACLVTGLQGNVQTIAVGAFGMSLCLTLVNGVYATIIQVKVPQRYHGRVIALNTLVAWSTLPIGFGLVAPYGAALFEPLLAPGGPLAGTVGAVIGVGAGRGIGFMYVCFAAAIAVIALAAMRVRVLARFDEIVPDAVPDDLIGYETVAARRRT; translated from the coding sequence ATGACCACACTCGACGACGGGCTGTCCCCGGCCAAGCAGGCGGTGCTGTCCGGGCTGCTGCGCCGTCGCGCCGCCGCCTCGTCCGTTCCGAGGCGGCCTGAGGGCCGGACGCCGCCGCTGTCGCACGCCCAGGAACGCCTGTGGTTCATGGAGCAGTACGCGCCGGGGACCGCCGCCTACACCGTGCCGCTCGGCACCAGGCTCTCCGGCGACCTCGACGCCGAGGCGCTGGCCCGCGCACTGCGGGAGGTCGCCGCCCGGCACGAGAGCCTGCGCACGCGCTTCGTCACCGACGGCGAGGGGCGGCCCGCGGTCGTGATCGAGGACGAGCCCGCGGTGGAGTTCACCGTCGCCGAGTCCGACGAGGCCGGCGCGGCGGAGTTGTGCGCCGCCCAGCTCGCCCGGCCGTTCGACCTGACGTCGGGGCCGCTCCTGCGCGCCCTTCTTGTCCGGCTCGGCCCGGAGGAGCACGTGCTGCTGCTGACCGCCCACCACGCGGTCATCGATGGCTGGTCGTACGACCTGGTGCTCAGCGAGGCGCTCACCCTGCACGACGCCTTCCGGGCCGGTGAGCCGTCCCCGCTGGAGGAGCCCCCGGTGCAGTACGGCGACTACGCCCTCTGGCAGCGGGCCCAGGAAGAAAGGCAGCAGGAGCCGGCGTACTGGACGCGGCGGCTGTCCGGCGTGCCGGCACTCGACCTGCCCAGCGACTGGCCCAGGCCGGCCGAGCAGACGTTCGCCGGCGCCGGGCTGCGCTTCAAGGTCGGGCAGGAGACAGCCGGACGCGTCGCCGACCTGGCACGCGGCCGAGGGGCGTCCCTGTACATGACCCTGCTGGCCGCCTTCCAGGTGCTGCTGTTCCGCCACTCCGGCCAGCGGGACTTCGCGGTCGGCTCGCCCGTCAGCGGCCGGGAGACGCCGGAGCTGGAACGCACCGTGGGCGTCTTCGTGAACACGCTGGCCATGCGGGCGGACCTCAGCGGCGACCCGCCCTTCACCGAGTTGCTCGACCGGGTGCGCGACGCCACGCTCGACGACTTCGCCCACCAGGGGTTGCCCTTCGACCGGCTCGTCGGCGAACTGAACCTGAAGCGTGACGTCAGCCGCTCGCCGGTGTTCCAGGTCATGTTCGCCCTGCAGAACTTCCAGGCCCCCGCCCGGTGGGAGACCGGGCTGCGCATGGCCGAGTATCGCGTGGACGCCGCCACCACACGCTTCGACCTCACCCTCTACCTGCGGCAGACCGGCGACGGGCTGGACGGCCACATCGTCTACAACACGGCGCTCTTCCTGCCCGAGACGATGGAGCGCCTGGCCGCCCGGTTCGTGACCCTGCTCGGTGCCGTCGCCGCCGAGCCGTCCACCCGGATCTCCGAGCTGAACCTGCTCGACGCCGCCGAACGGGCGGAGGTGCTGGCGTTCGGCACCGCGCCCTCCCTCCCACGGCCCGAGCGGCGGCTGCTCCACGAGCTGACCGGCGGCCACCCGTCCGCCACGGCGGTGGCCTGCGGAGACGCCACCCTCACGTACGCCGAGCTGGACCGCAGGGCCAACCGGCTGGCCCGGTTCCTGCGACGGCGCGGCGTCGGCAGGGACACGCGGGTGGCGGTGTGCATGGAGCAGTCGGCCGACGTGGCGGTCGCCGTCCTCGGCGTGCTCAAGGCGGGCGGCGCGTACGTGCCGCTCGATCCCGAGCACCCGGCCGCCCGTCTCTCCCACGCCGTGTCCGACTCGGGCGCCCTGGCCGCCGTCGTCACCGAGGGGACCCGGGACCGGTTGCCTCCCGGCCTGCCCACGTTCACCCTGGACGACACCGACGGCGAGGAGGACGGCCCGGTGGACGCGGACGTGCGCCCCGGCGACCTCGCGTACGTGATCTACACCTCCGGGACCACCGGCACCCCCAAGGGGGTCGCGGTCCAGCACCGCGAGGCCGTCACCTACCTCCTCGGCGTCCGCGAGCGGCTGGGCGTCGTGCCCGGGGGCGTGTTCGTGCTGCTCCAGTCGCTGGCCTTCGACTTCGGCGTGACGGTGTTCTACCTGTCGCTGGCGACGGGCGGGACGTTGCACCTGGTGCCCGCCCGCACCTCGGCCCCCGAACTGGCCAGGAGGCTCGCCGGCATCGGCCCGGACTACATGAAGATCACCCCGTCGCACTTGGCGGCGCTGCTGGCCGACGCCCCCGCCGCGGAGCTGCTGCCCAAGCGGCTGCTGATCCTCGGGGGAGAGGCGGCCGGTCAGGCGCTCGCGGACGAGGTGGTGGCGGCCGGACGGTGCGCGGTCGTCAACCACTACGGTCCCACCGAGGCCACCGTGGGCATGACGACCTATGCCGTCGACCCGGCCAGCGCCCATGGCGGCGCGACCCTGCCGATCGGCAGGCCGCTGCCCGGGGCCGTCGTACGCGTCCTGGACGAGCACCTGCGTCCCGTCGGCGTGGGCGTCCCCGGCGAGATCCACCTGGGCGGCGACCGGCTGGCCCGCGGATACCTCGGCAGGCCCGGCCTGACCGCCGAGCGGTTCGTCCCCGACCCGTACGGCCCGCCGGGGGCGCGGCTGTACCGCACCGGCGACCTCGGCCGCTGGCTGCCCGACGGAAACCTGCAGTTCCTCGGCAGGACCGACCACCAGGTGAAGATCCGCGGCTACCGGGTCGAGCTCGGCGAGATCGAGTCGGTGCTCACCACGCTGCCGGGCGTCTCCCAGGCGGTGGCGGAACTCCGGTCGGACCGGCTCGTCGCCTACCTGGCCGGGCCGGAGGCCGGTCCCCGGCCCGGCGCGGCGGACCTCCGCGAGGCCCTGCGGGCGCTGCTGCCCGACTACATGATCCCCAGCCGGTACGTCTGGCTGGACACCCTGCCGCTGAAGGCGCACGGCAAGGTCGACCGGGACGCGCTGCCCGAGCCCGGCCTCGACCGCGAGACCGAGTGGGAACCGCCCGCCACGCCGACGGAGCAGGCGGTGGCCGCCGTCTGGTCGGCCGTGCTCGGCGTGGACGAGGTCGGCGCGGCCGACGACTTCTTCGACCTCGGCGGGCACTCCCTGCGCGCGATGCAGGTCGTCGCACGGTTGCGCGCCGTCGCCCCGGATCGGCTGGTCACCATCATGGACCTGTTCCGCCATCCCACCGTCCGCGAGCTGGCCGGGCTCCTGGAACGCGGCGAGGACGGCCCACGCGCACTGCTGCACCGGCTCACCCCCGCCCGGCAGACGACCGGGACCATCGTGTGCGCCCCGTACGGCGGCGGCAGCGCCGTCATCTACAAGCCGCTGGCCGACGCGCTGCCCGCTGGCTGGGCCCTGTACTCGATCGCGGTCCCCGGCCACGAGCTGGGGGAGGAGTCCAGGCCGCTCGACGAGGTGGCGGCCGCGTGCGCCGAGGAGATCCTGGCGAAGGTGGCGGGCCCGCTCGTCCTGTACGGCCACTGCGGGCTCGGCGTCATGCTGACGGTCGAGATCGCCCGCCGGCTGGAGGCGGCCGGACGCGAGGTGGACGCCGTCTACCTGGGCGGCATCTTCCCCTTCGCGAGAACGCGGTGGACAGGGGTCACCGAGGCGCTGGAACGCCTGCGCAGCGACCAGCTGTGGGCCAACGCGCTGCGAGCGGCCGGGCTGGAGGTGGACGAGCTGGGACGCGACCAGCTCAAACTGGTCATCGACAACCGCAGAAAGGGCACCAGGGAGGCGGAGCGCTACTTCACCCGGCTGTTCGAACAGGACGGACGGCCACTACGCGCCCCCATCGTCTCGGTCGTGGGCGAGCGCGACCCTGCGACCGAGTTCTACCAGGAACGTTTCCGCGAATGGCACCTGCTGAGCGCCACCACGGCCGTGGCCGTGCTGGACGAGGCGGGCCACTTCTTCCTGCGTTACCGCGCCGCCGAGCTCGCCGAGATCGTCACCCGGACGCACGTCGCGCTCGCCGAGGGCGAGCCCGACCGGCTCGGCCGCACCGAGAGCTCCACCTGGTGGCTGCAGGGCGCGTCCGCGGCGGCCGACCCGCCGCCCGAGCAGCGGGGGCCGAGGCCGAGCATGCGTCGCTTCGGCGTCATCGCGGCAGGTCAGCTCGTGTCGATGATCGGCGCCGCGCTGACCGAGTTCGCGATCCCCATCTGGATCTACACCGCGACGGGATCCCTGGTGAGCTTCGCGCTGCTCGCGGTGCTCGGACTCGTGCCGGGCATCCTGATCGCGCCGCTCGCCGGGGCCGTGGTGGACCGCTTCGACCGGCGCAGGGTGCTGCTCGCCGCCGACGCGGCGGCGATGTCCACCCAGCTCATCTTCGGTGCACTGCTCTGGACCGGGGGACTGACGACCTGGCACGTCTACCCGCTGCTGGCCTGCCTGTCGGTCGCCCTGACGTTCCAGCGTCTGGCGTACACGTCGGCGATACCGCAGCTCGTGCCCAAACGCTTCCTCGGTCACGCCAACGGCGTCGTGCAGATGGCGACGGGCTCGGCGCAGCTTGTCGTGCCCGTCGTCGCGGCCGGGCTGATGGCCGCCATCGGCGTCGAGGGCATCCTCGCTATCGACGTGGCGAGCTACGTCGTGGCGATCGCCGCGGTGATCGTGACGCGTTTCCCCCGGACGATGGCCGCTACGCGCAGGGAACCGATCGTCACCGAGATGCTGAACGGGCTGCGTTACTCCTGGGGCAACCGGGGTTTCCGCGGCATGCTCGGCTTCTTCGCGGTGCTGAACGTCTTCCTCTCGCCGCTCTTCCTGATGATCTCGCCGCTGGTGCTGGCGTTCGCGGGTCTGCCGGACGTGGCGCAGGTGTCGTTCGCCGGGGGCCTCGGCACGCTCGCGGGCGGCCTGGCGATGGCCGTGTGGGGCGGCCCTCGCCGGCGGCGGCTGCGCGGCGTGCTGCTCGCCACCCTCGCCCTGTCGCTCGCCTGCCTGGTCACGGGGCTGCAGGGGAACGTGCAGACGATCGCCGTGGGCGCGTTCGGCATGTCGCTGTGCCTCACGCTCGTCAACGGGGTCTACGCCACGATCATCCAGGTCAAGGTGCCGCAGCGGTACCACGGCCGGGTCATCGCGCTCAACACCCTGGTCGCCTGGTCCACCCTCCCGATCGGCTTCGGTCTGGTGGCACCGTACGGCGCGGCGCTGTTCGAACCGCTGCTGGCCCCAGGCGGACCGCTCGCGGGCACCGTGGGCGCCGTCATCGGCGTCGGCGCCGGACGCGGCATCGGCTTCATGTACGTCTGCTTCGCCGCCGCGATCGCCGTCATCGCGCTGGCCGCCATGCGGGTCCGGGTGCTGGCGAGATTCGACGAGATCGTCCCCGACGCGGTGCCCGACGACCTGATCGGCTACGAGACCGTCGCGGCACGCCGCCGAACCTGA